From the Etheostoma cragini isolate CJK2018 unplaced genomic scaffold, CSU_Ecrag_1.0 ScbMSFa_3753, whole genome shotgun sequence genome, one window contains:
- the LOC117940922 gene encoding TSC22 domain family protein 4-like isoform X1 — protein MFSGRKPGSPNSDHAPCPHLQRRPPSTPPLPLRTLQLVARQPETPVGAPVMLRDCRSFRGHVPGVRDSWPKTRQRSRPAPPARTTVQSQPAPPARTTGQSELAPPVRTMDQSQLAPPVRYTDQSRPTTPSSTTDQSVAAPLPGRRGSEGTMTSLLLFCHSSSSNSLIAIDNKIEQAMDLVKSHLMLAVREEVELLRDQIRDLQEKNQQLQRENHILRTLTHNTKHNPHNLHNT, from the exons ATGTTTTCCGGGCGCAAGCCAGGGTCTCCAAACTCTGACCACGCCCCGTGTCCCCACCTGCAGCGGCGCCCCCCATCCACCCCACCCCTCCCCTTAAGGACTTTGCAGCTCGTTGCTAGGCAACCAGAGACACCTGTGGGGGCCCCTGTGATGCTGCGGGACTGTAGAAGTTTCAGAGGTCACGTGCCAGGTGTCAGGGACTCATGGCCGAAGACGCGTCAGCGTTCACGGCCGGCCCCACCCGCTAGAACCACGGTCCAATCACAGCCGGCCCCACCCGCTAGAACCACGGGCCAATCAGAGCTGGCCCCACCCGTTAGAACCATGGACCAATCACAGCTGGCCCCACCCGTTAGATACACGGACCAATCACGACCAACCACTCCCTCTAGCAccactgaccaatcagtggCGGCCCCGTTGCCCGGGAGGCGGGGCTCCGAAGGCACCATGACATCACTGCTGCTGTTCTGCCACag TAGTTCCAGTAACAGTCTGATTGCCATCGACAACAAAATTGAACAAGCCATG GACCTTGTGAAGAGTCACCTGATGCTGGCGGTCCGAGAGGAGGTGGAGCTCCTCAGGGACCAGATCAGAGACCTGCAGGAGAAGAACCAgcagctgcagagagaaaacCACATCCTGAGAACTCTTAC acacaacacaaaacacaacccaCACAATCTAcacaacacataa
- the LOC117940922 gene encoding TSC22 domain family protein 4-like isoform X2 — protein sequence MFSGRKPGSPNSDHAPCPHLQRRPPSTPPLPLRTLQLVARQPETPVGAPVMLRDCRSFRGHVPGVRDSWPKTRQRSRPAPPARTTVQSQPAPPARTTGQSELAPPVRTMDQSQLAPPVRYTDQSRPTTPSSTTDQSVAAPLPGRRGSEGTMTSLLLFCHSSSSNSLIAIDNKIEQAMDLVKSHLMLAVREEVELLRDQIRDLQEKNQQLQRENHILRTLTHNTHNLHNT from the exons ATGTTTTCCGGGCGCAAGCCAGGGTCTCCAAACTCTGACCACGCCCCGTGTCCCCACCTGCAGCGGCGCCCCCCATCCACCCCACCCCTCCCCTTAAGGACTTTGCAGCTCGTTGCTAGGCAACCAGAGACACCTGTGGGGGCCCCTGTGATGCTGCGGGACTGTAGAAGTTTCAGAGGTCACGTGCCAGGTGTCAGGGACTCATGGCCGAAGACGCGTCAGCGTTCACGGCCGGCCCCACCCGCTAGAACCACGGTCCAATCACAGCCGGCCCCACCCGCTAGAACCACGGGCCAATCAGAGCTGGCCCCACCCGTTAGAACCATGGACCAATCACAGCTGGCCCCACCCGTTAGATACACGGACCAATCACGACCAACCACTCCCTCTAGCAccactgaccaatcagtggCGGCCCCGTTGCCCGGGAGGCGGGGCTCCGAAGGCACCATGACATCACTGCTGCTGTTCTGCCACag TAGTTCCAGTAACAGTCTGATTGCCATCGACAACAAAATTGAACAAGCCATG GACCTTGTGAAGAGTCACCTGATGCTGGCGGTCCGAGAGGAGGTGGAGCTCCTCAGGGACCAGATCAGAGACCTGCAGGAGAAGAACCAgcagctgcagagagaaaacCACATCCTGAGAACTCT aacacataacacacacaatctacacaacacataa
- the LOC117940922 gene encoding TSC22 domain family protein 4-like isoform X3 codes for MFSGRKPGSPNSDHAPCPHLQRRPPSTPPLPLRTLQLVARQPETPVGAPVMLRDCRSFRGHVPGVRDSWPKTRQRSRPAPPARTTVQSQPAPPARTTGQSELAPPVRTMDQSQLAPPVRYTDQSRPTTPSSTTDQSVAAPLPGRRGSEGTMTSLLLFCHSSSSNSLIAIDNKIEQAMDLVKSHLMLAVREEVELLRDQIRDLQEKNQQLQRENHILRTLTHNTHNLLNT; via the exons ATGTTTTCCGGGCGCAAGCCAGGGTCTCCAAACTCTGACCACGCCCCGTGTCCCCACCTGCAGCGGCGCCCCCCATCCACCCCACCCCTCCCCTTAAGGACTTTGCAGCTCGTTGCTAGGCAACCAGAGACACCTGTGGGGGCCCCTGTGATGCTGCGGGACTGTAGAAGTTTCAGAGGTCACGTGCCAGGTGTCAGGGACTCATGGCCGAAGACGCGTCAGCGTTCACGGCCGGCCCCACCCGCTAGAACCACGGTCCAATCACAGCCGGCCCCACCCGCTAGAACCACGGGCCAATCAGAGCTGGCCCCACCCGTTAGAACCATGGACCAATCACAGCTGGCCCCACCCGTTAGATACACGGACCAATCACGACCAACCACTCCCTCTAGCAccactgaccaatcagtggCGGCCCCGTTGCCCGGGAGGCGGGGCTCCGAAGGCACCATGACATCACTGCTGCTGTTCTGCCACag TAGTTCCAGTAACAGTCTGATTGCCATCGACAACAAAATTGAACAAGCCATG GACCTTGTGAAGAGTCACCTGATGCTGGCGGTCCGAGAGGAGGTGGAGCTCCTCAGGGACCAGATCAGAGACCTGCAGGAGAAGAACCAgcagctgcagagagaaaacCACATCCTGAGAACTCT aacacataacacacacaatctactcaacacataa
- the LOC117940922 gene encoding TSC22 domain family protein 4-like isoform X4 — protein sequence MFSGRKPGSPNSDHAPCPHLQRRPPSTPPLPLRTLQLVARQPETPVGAPVMLRDCRSFRGHVPGVRDSWPKTRQRSRPAPPARTTVQSQPAPPARTTGQSELAPPVRTMDQSQLAPPVRYTDQSRPTTPSSTTDQSVAAPLPGRRGSEGTMTSLLLFCHSSSSNSLIAIDNKIEQAMDLVKSHLMLAVREEVELLRDQIRDLQEKNQQLQRENHILRTLTYNLHNT from the exons ATGTTTTCCGGGCGCAAGCCAGGGTCTCCAAACTCTGACCACGCCCCGTGTCCCCACCTGCAGCGGCGCCCCCCATCCACCCCACCCCTCCCCTTAAGGACTTTGCAGCTCGTTGCTAGGCAACCAGAGACACCTGTGGGGGCCCCTGTGATGCTGCGGGACTGTAGAAGTTTCAGAGGTCACGTGCCAGGTGTCAGGGACTCATGGCCGAAGACGCGTCAGCGTTCACGGCCGGCCCCACCCGCTAGAACCACGGTCCAATCACAGCCGGCCCCACCCGCTAGAACCACGGGCCAATCAGAGCTGGCCCCACCCGTTAGAACCATGGACCAATCACAGCTGGCCCCACCCGTTAGATACACGGACCAATCACGACCAACCACTCCCTCTAGCAccactgaccaatcagtggCGGCCCCGTTGCCCGGGAGGCGGGGCTCCGAAGGCACCATGACATCACTGCTGCTGTTCTGCCACag TAGTTCCAGTAACAGTCTGATTGCCATCGACAACAAAATTGAACAAGCCATG GACCTTGTGAAGAGTCACCTGATGCTGGCGGTCCGAGAGGAGGTGGAGCTCCTCAGGGACCAGATCAGAGACCTGCAGGAGAAGAACCAgcagctgcagagagaaaacCACATCCTGAGAACTCTTACATACAATCTAcacaacacataa